In the Chlorobium limicola DSM 245 genome, one interval contains:
- the purB gene encoding adenylosuccinate lyase — translation MIPRYSPEDISAIWTEEAKFQRWLQLEIAAVEARMEAGFVPEKALLAIKEKAAFNVDEILEIEKETKHDVIAFLTNVAGYVGPDSRYIHEGLTSSDVVDTSLAMQMRDAGNIILADIENLIDVLAKRAVEFKYTLEMGRTHGIHAEPTTFGLKLLLWHEEMRRNLDRMKKAVNTVSVGKISGAVGTYQHLSPAIETVVCRKLGLEPSSISTQILQRDRHAEFATTLAIIASSIEKFSVELRHLQRTEVREAEEFFSKGQKGSSAMPHKRNPITFERLTGLARVVRSNSIAAMENVALWHERDISHSSVERIIMPDSTIAVCYMLRTFSDSLETLLVYPERMEENFNSSYGLTTSQTLLLALTGKGLTREDAYRLVQRNAMESWSKKIHLRDLVLQDEEILQHVTPEEIGELFSFENILGKLRASVDTIFERNGL, via the coding sequence TTGATACCACGTTATTCACCTGAAGATATTTCGGCGATCTGGACAGAAGAGGCAAAATTCCAACGCTGGCTGCAGCTTGAAATCGCCGCTGTAGAAGCACGTATGGAGGCCGGCTTTGTCCCTGAAAAAGCGCTGCTGGCCATAAAGGAAAAAGCGGCATTCAACGTTGATGAAATCCTTGAAATCGAAAAGGAAACCAAGCACGACGTCATTGCCTTTCTCACCAATGTCGCAGGATACGTAGGGCCCGATTCCCGCTATATCCACGAAGGCCTGACCTCGTCGGATGTTGTCGATACCAGCCTTGCCATGCAGATGCGCGACGCCGGCAATATCATTCTCGCCGATATCGAAAATCTGATCGACGTGCTTGCAAAACGAGCCGTCGAGTTCAAATACACCCTCGAAATGGGCCGCACCCACGGCATTCATGCCGAACCGACCACGTTCGGACTGAAACTGCTGTTGTGGCACGAGGAAATGCGGCGGAATCTCGATCGCATGAAAAAGGCGGTCAATACGGTCTCTGTCGGCAAAATCTCGGGAGCCGTCGGCACCTATCAGCACCTTTCACCGGCAATCGAAACCGTTGTCTGCCGAAAGCTTGGGCTGGAACCCTCCTCGATCTCTACACAGATACTGCAGCGCGACAGGCATGCGGAATTCGCCACGACGCTTGCCATTATAGCTTCGTCTATCGAAAAATTCTCGGTCGAACTCCGGCATCTGCAGCGAACCGAAGTACGCGAAGCCGAAGAATTTTTCAGCAAGGGACAGAAAGGCAGTTCTGCAATGCCGCACAAGCGGAATCCGATCACCTTCGAAAGGCTTACCGGCCTTGCCCGCGTCGTGCGCTCGAACTCCATTGCCGCCATGGAAAACGTGGCGCTGTGGCACGAACGCGATATTTCGCACTCGTCGGTCGAGCGTATCATCATGCCCGACTCCACCATTGCCGTATGCTACATGCTGCGCACCTTCAGCGACTCACTTGAAACCCTGCTGGTCTATCCGGAACGCATGGAAGAGAATTTCAACTCCTCCTACGGCCTGACGACATCGCAGACCCTGCTGCTCGCCCTTACCGGAAAGGGACTGACCCGTGAAGATGCCTACCGGCTGGTACAGCGCAACGCCATGGAGAGCTGGTCGAAAAAAATCCACCTGCGCGATCTTGTCCTGCAGGATGAGGAGATCCTTCAGCATGTCACGCCGGAAGAGATCGGAGAACTGTTCAGCTTCGAGAACATTCTCGGAAAACTCAGAGCGAGCGTCGATACCATATTCGAACGCAACGGCCTCTGA
- a CDS encoding CCA tRNA nucleotidyltransferase translates to MKQFTEGDIPDILFRIGELADRENIPCYLVGGYVRDILIERPCTDIDIMIVGEPVAFARIIRNELRGKNFVVFERFRTAQLELTDEHAGALKIEVVGARKESYDLDSRKPFTEIGTIEDDLSRRDFTINALAVSLNSDKRGSLTDNYNGLGDLERRILRTPLEPEQTFSDDPLRMMRAARFVSQLGFTPDPALAEAMKAMHERIRIVSRERISQEFFKIMLSPEPSRGLEMLYDTKILGDILPEVTAMAGIEQVDGLGHKDTLFHTFQVVDNLSRHSDKLWLRIAALLHDIAKPVTKRFHPSTGWTFHGHEAVGIKVVAKIFRSMRWPLEPLDYVQKMVRLHHRPIPLSKEEITDSAIRRLMFDAGPDLEDLMNLCRADVTSKNPRKVVRIMKNFENVEQKIAEVAEKDLLASWRPPIDGSDIMTTLGLTEGKMIGIIKSRMENAIIDGLIPYEREAALTYIRKVYEELNG, encoded by the coding sequence ATGAAGCAATTCACAGAAGGTGACATTCCTGATATTCTTTTCCGTATCGGGGAACTTGCCGACCGCGAAAACATTCCCTGCTATCTGGTGGGAGGCTATGTACGAGACATTCTCATCGAACGGCCATGCACCGATATCGACATCATGATTGTCGGAGAACCGGTCGCATTCGCAAGAATCATCAGAAACGAACTGCGGGGCAAAAATTTCGTCGTATTCGAACGGTTCAGGACCGCGCAGCTCGAATTGACCGACGAGCATGCCGGTGCACTCAAAATCGAGGTTGTCGGAGCCCGCAAAGAGTCGTACGACCTGGATTCCCGAAAGCCTTTCACGGAAATAGGTACGATCGAAGACGATCTTTCAAGACGCGATTTCACCATCAACGCCCTTGCCGTAAGCCTCAACAGCGACAAACGGGGATCGCTGACCGATAACTACAACGGCCTCGGAGATCTTGAGCGAAGGATACTGAGAACGCCGCTCGAACCCGAACAGACCTTTTCCGATGATCCCTTGCGCATGATGCGCGCCGCGCGTTTTGTTTCGCAACTTGGATTTACTCCCGATCCGGCGCTCGCTGAAGCCATGAAGGCCATGCATGAACGGATTCGGATAGTATCGCGGGAGCGAATCAGTCAGGAGTTCTTTAAAATAATGTTGAGCCCCGAGCCCTCCAGAGGTCTCGAAATGCTCTACGACACCAAAATTCTCGGCGATATTCTTCCGGAAGTGACCGCTATGGCAGGCATCGAGCAGGTTGACGGACTCGGCCACAAGGACACGCTTTTCCACACCTTTCAGGTGGTTGACAATCTCTCCAGGCACTCGGACAAACTCTGGCTGCGTATTGCAGCCCTGCTGCATGACATTGCAAAACCGGTCACCAAACGGTTTCACCCTTCAACAGGATGGACCTTTCACGGCCACGAAGCCGTCGGAATAAAAGTGGTCGCTAAAATCTTCAGGTCGATGCGCTGGCCGCTTGAACCTCTCGACTACGTCCAGAAAATGGTACGCCTGCACCACCGCCCCATTCCGCTTTCAAAGGAAGAGATCACCGATTCGGCCATACGCCGACTTATGTTCGATGCCGGACCCGACCTTGAAGACCTCATGAACCTGTGCAGGGCAGACGTAACGAGCAAAAACCCGCGAAAGGTTGTGCGCATCATGAAGAACTTCGAAAACGTGGAACAGAAAATCGCAGAAGTTGCAGAAAAAGACCTGCTTGCAAGCTGGAGACCGCCGATTGACGGATCGGACATCATGACAACCCTCGGACTCACTGAAGGAAAAATGATTGGAATTATTAAAAGCCGGATGGAAAATGCCATTATCGACGGCCTGATACCCTACGAGCGTGAAGCGGCGCTCACCTACATACGAAAAGTTTATGAAGAACTGAACGGCTGA
- a CDS encoding Gfo/Idh/MocA family protein, which translates to MRIGVIGTGKLGEFHTKLLRDIALESPDVHLAGIYDKSSLRAEEIAHKYSVTQFSSIEQLASGCDAAVIATTTSTHFDIARQLLGEKKHLFIEKPITATVEEADELIRLEEENGVRIQVGHIERFNPALRAVESYIGEPMYIQAERLSGFSLRVTDVSVVLDLMIHDIDLVLSLIKSDIKNIAASGVRVFSNELDMATARIDFMNGATANVTASRLSRNRYRKMRFFCNEPKSYASLDLTSGKSEVFRLVHPAQASSKNPVKTYAARKILEQFGEIRDAMNGMVLDYITPDVPKINALRDELEHFIDTVQNGTPAAVSSRDGRKAVMVADRITDEITGNAALFD; encoded by the coding sequence ATGCGTATAGGAGTTATAGGAACAGGAAAACTCGGCGAGTTTCATACCAAACTGCTCAGGGATATAGCACTTGAATCCCCGGATGTGCACCTGGCCGGGATTTATGACAAGAGCAGTCTGCGCGCCGAAGAGATCGCGCACAAATACAGCGTTACGCAGTTCAGCTCGATAGAGCAGCTTGCGTCAGGCTGCGATGCCGCCGTAATTGCCACAACCACAAGCACTCATTTCGATATCGCGAGACAACTGCTCGGCGAAAAAAAACATCTTTTTATAGAAAAGCCGATAACGGCTACGGTAGAGGAAGCTGACGAACTGATCAGGCTTGAGGAAGAGAACGGGGTACGCATTCAGGTAGGCCATATCGAACGCTTCAATCCGGCACTCCGCGCCGTGGAGTCCTATATCGGAGAACCGATGTACATCCAGGCCGAAAGGCTGAGCGGCTTTTCGCTCAGGGTAACCGACGTTTCGGTTGTGCTCGACCTTATGATTCACGATATCGATCTGGTGCTCTCCCTCATCAAATCGGACATCAAAAACATTGCCGCTTCAGGAGTAAGGGTTTTTTCGAACGAACTCGACATGGCGACGGCCAGAATCGACTTCATGAACGGAGCTACGGCTAATGTAACGGCAAGCCGACTGAGCCGGAACAGATACCGGAAAATGCGTTTTTTCTGCAATGAACCGAAAAGTTACGCATCGCTCGACCTGACCAGCGGAAAATCCGAGGTATTCCGTCTGGTGCACCCCGCACAGGCTTCATCGAAAAATCCCGTCAAAACCTATGCCGCCAGAAAAATACTCGAACAGTTCGGAGAGATCAGGGATGCCATGAACGGCATGGTCCTCGACTACATCACCCCTGATGTTCCTAAAATAAATGCCCTCCGTGATGAACTCGAACATTTCATCGATACCGTGCAGAACGGCACGCCGGCAGCGGTAAGCTCCAGGGACGGACGTAAGGCCGTTATGGTAGCCGATCGCATAACCGATGAAATTACCGGCAATGCAGCATTGTTCGATTGA